The DNA window TCGCTCTGGCACTTGTTTGAGCGAGACCGCCTGCCGGAGCGCATCGCAATTATTGGTGCCGCGCGGCATGAGCTTTCCGATATTGATTTCAGACGTCTGATTGAGGACGCGGTGCGAACACATGATAATACAGTAGATGAGGATACACTTCAACTGTTTCTTTCTCTCTTTTCATACGCTGCCGGATCTTTTGACGATGAGGCAACCTTTCGCGCACTCGCAAAAGCAGTTGAGGACCACGAATCCCGCTTTGCTATGTGTGCTGACAAACTTGTGTATCTGGCAGTCCCGCCCACCGAGTACGAAACGATTTTTACAAACCTTGCCGGTGTACAGCTTAATGTACCGTGTGGCGGTGAGAAAGGATGGACGCGCATTCTCATAGAAAAGCCATTTGGTAAAAATGCCACGGAGGCAAAAGCACTTGATATGCTTCTTGGGCGATTCTTTAAAGAAGAACAGATATATCGTATTGATCACTACTTCTTTAAAGAGATCGTGCAAGGAATTGAGAACTTCCGTTTCTCTAACAATTTATTTGAACATGGTTGGGGTAACGAACTAATTGACAGTATCACAATCCGTCTTAATGAATCTATCGACGTATCGAAGCGCGGCGCGTTTTACGATACTGTCGGAGCATTACGTGATGTAGGACAGAACCACTTACTTTCAATGCTCGCACTCCTTACTATGGAATATGCACCGCACGGCAATACAGAGCGTATCCGCGCTCGTCGAGCCGAAATACTCTCGACACTCGCGCCGTGGAGCGAGCGCACTCTTTCCGAAGAAACGGTGCGGGCTCAATATGATGGATACACCGCCACAGAGCAGGTTGCGCCGGATTCACAAACAGAAACATATTTTGCGCTCAAGAGTGAACTAATGCATCCTCGCTGGCGCGGTATGCCTATTTACCTTGAAGCAGGAAAAGCGCTTGCCGAGGCGCGCAAAGAGATTGTACTCACCTTAAAGCACGCTTCTCCTTGTTCATTATGTGAGGTTGGACCGCACGAACCGAACAAGATTGTATTTCGTCTTGAGCCACGTGATGAAATTGTCATTCATTTCTGGACGAAGAAACCGGGGTTTGAACACACGCTTGAAGAACGAACCCTCTCATTCTTCTTGTATGAAAAGGAGAATAAGTCCCAATATGTCGAAGAGTACGCATCGCTTTTGTACCACGCGATGCTTGGTGATCAGTCACTTTTTGTGAGTAAAGAGGAAGTTGCTGCCGAGTGGGTGTTCGTTGACCCAGTTATTACCGCGTGGCAAAAACACAAAGTACCACTTTTGCGATACGCGCCCGGTACGACACCGAGTCCTATTTTTTTAAAACAGTTGCAACATGAAATGCCAGTGTCTCGAGGCATGGTTGGCATTGTCGGCTTAGGTAAGATGGGCGGAAACATCGCACGGCAACTTGCCACCAAAGGCTGGCATCTTGTCGGTTATAACAAATTGCCGGAAACCTCTAAACAACTTGCCGATGAAGGCGTCATTACTTATGCTACTTCTCTTAAAGATCTCGCCGCCAAGCTCTCAACCCCACGAACTATATGGCTTATGGTGCCTCACCAAGCGGTAGATGCCGTGCTCGCGGAGCTCGTGCCGCATCTATCCCCGGGAGATACAATAATTGACGGTGGTAACTCATTTTTTGAAGATTCAAAGCGTCGCGCGGAAGCATTAGTAAAAAAGAGTATCCAATTT is part of the Candidatus Spechtbacterales bacterium genome and encodes:
- the gnd gene encoding decarboxylating 6-phosphogluconate dehydrogenase; the protein is SLWHLFERDRLPERIAIIGAARHELSDIDFRRLIEDAVRTHDNTVDEDTLQLFLSLFSYAAGSFDDEATFRALAKAVEDHESRFAMCADKLVYLAVPPTEYETIFTNLAGVQLNVPCGGEKGWTRILIEKPFGKNATEAKALDMLLGRFFKEEQIYRIDHYFFKEIVQGIENFRFSNNLFEHGWGNELIDSITIRLNESIDVSKRGAFYDTVGALRDVGQNHLLSMLALLTMEYAPHGNTERIRARRAEILSTLAPWSERTLSEETVRAQYDGYTATEQVAPDSQTETYFALKSELMHPRWRGMPIYLEAGKALAEARKEIVLTLKHASPCSLCEVGPHEPNKIVFRLEPRDEIVIHFWTKKPGFEHTLEERTLSFFLYEKENKSQYVEEYASLLYHAMLGDQSLFVSKEEVAAEWVFVDPVITAWQKHKVPLLRYAPGTTPSPIFLKQLQHEMPVSRGMVGIVGLGKMGGNIARQLATKGWHLVGYNKLPETSKQLADEGVITYATSLKDLAAKLSTPRTIWLMVPHQAVDAVLAELVPHLSPGDTIIDGGNSFFEDSKRRAEALVKKSIQFLDVGVSGGPEGALSGACIMIGGEREVFEQHEQLFRDIAAPQAYQFFPGFGRGHFIKMVHNGIEYGMMQSLAEGFMLLKEQYPDLSLERVANVYNHRSVIESRLVGWLENALQEHGNELEHVSGSVDHTGEAEWTVKSAEHLNVSLPVIEKSLAFRVASKKHPSYVGKILSALRNQFGGHSVDSPDSNNKII